The following are encoded in a window of Sminthopsis crassicaudata isolate SCR6 chromosome 3, ASM4859323v1, whole genome shotgun sequence genomic DNA:
- the DTX3L gene encoding E3 ubiquitin-protein ligase DTX3L isoform X3: MATDSAVHSPQYRVLVRVPENCSGLEKKLQKYFQSPRKSGGGECSVKAGPTEGTYWVEFLEKQAKDRVIAKGNHTVEISPSSHVKVFLETNENPGEKNTLEIINQLPSQSQSPPKKFLDETLPEEGACSSSDSFIEKFQIFCHVEAQLNFSLSKEQREKIINLCPNLKIEQDYDGTEKLSGNFQDIEKVNQFLSKMILKNGQKDFLSAASARKIEKMKPNDWDSPILPSDSKHRMEESNYISVPSHLYEYFKHVFAATLDRIEKEHKVHIKSTLAYPTGNVCLDFETSKSGDRTAAQEAFTRAFQKEIQNVTCQSVHFTDNELALEVQSRLTNVFKNLYVKAEETTLILQGNTRDILEAKLFIEGNFSHKKPMEITVSHNMMKYEIEVDTADLHLLCQEITEIEKKFDTIVEFVNIPQTGKTFIVFKPKDKSLDLSAHAYEYFIDFFQMFSTQIVKEVVILKPLNKEKKYSSKKTFFKDFEKKHPHVNLEWNKQELTLTGLPKYLAEAMKYIERYFSIEGPTQQRPALSFGKNWNKDPKSIWDKNGDDFKAILPSKGLPSCGDLEKEKEKEENCVICLEIIQHKEVLSKCKHEFCGPCIREAMKHKPVCPICQTSYGIVKGNQPHGTMNVSQRSSSLPGYNSCGTIEIVYDMKGGIQTEDHPHPGTPYSGTQRMAYLPNNEEGRQVLKLLERAFEQKLIFTIGESRTLGMKDVITWNDIHHKTQLFGGPEK; this comes from the exons ATGGCCACTGACTCCGCTGTCCACAGCCCGCAGTACCGGGTTCTGGTGCGGGTGCCCGAGAACTGTTCTGGACTGGAGAAGAAACTGCAAAAATATTTCCAGAGTCCGCGGAAGTCCGGGGGAGGCGAGTGCTCGGTCAAAGCCGGCCCCACCGAAGGCACTTACTGGGTAGAATTTCTGGAAAAACAAG ccAAGGACAGAGTGATAGCAAAGGGAAATCACACTGTGGAGATCAGTCCTTCATCACATGTGAAAGTCTTCctagaaacaaatgaaaacccAGGAGAGAAGAACACTTTGGAGATAATAAACCAGCTTCCCTCCCAGTCTCAGTCGCCCCCAAAGAAATTTCTAGATGAGACGCTCCCAGAAGAAGGTGCTTGTAGTTCTTCTGATTCCTTCATTGAAAAG TTTCAGATATTTTGTCATGTGGAGGCCCAGCTGAATTTCAGCCTTTCCAAGGaacaaagggagaaaattatTAACCTCTGCCCAAATCTCAAAATTGAGCAAGACTATGATGGAACTGAGAAATTGAGTGGTAACTTCCAAGATATTGAAAAAGTTAATCAATTCTTAAGTAAGATGATTCTGAAAAATGGCCAGAAAGATTTCCTGAGTGCAGCCTCAGCAAGAAAAATcgagaaaatgaaaccaaatgaCTGGGACAGTCCTATCCTTCCTTCAGACTCCAAACACAGAATGGAAGAGTCAAACTACATCTCAGTACCTTCACATTTGTATGAGTATTTTAAACATGTCTTTGCTGCAACTCtggatagaatagaaaaagagcaCAAAGTACATATCAAAAGTACTTTGGCATATCCTACAGGCAATGTTTGTTTAGATTTTGAGACAAGCAAGTCTGGGGACAGAACAGCAGCTCAAGAAGCTTTTACCAGAGCATttcagaaggaaatacagaatgtGACCTGTCAGAgtgttcatttcacagataatgaGCTGGCTCTTGAAGTCCAAAGCAGACTGACCAACGTATTTAAAAACCTCTATGTTAAAGCTGAAGAAACAACCTTAATTCTTCAGGGAAACACAAGGGATATTTTAGAAGCTAAACTTTTCATTGAAGGAAACTTTTCCCACAAAAAACCAATGGAAATAACTGTTTCCCATAACATGATGAAGTATGAAATTGAGGTAGATACTGCTGATTTACATCTTCTGTGCCAAGAAAtcacagaaatagagaaaaaatttgaCACAATAGTGGAATTTGTGAATATACCCCAAACTGGGAAAACCTTCATTGTATTTAAACCAAAAGACAAAAGCCTAGACCTCTCTGCACATGCTTATGaatatttcattgatttctttcaGATGTTCTCAACTCAGATTGTCAAAGAGGTAGTTATTCTAAAACCtttaaacaaagagaaaaaatattcatcTAAAAAGACATTCTTTAAAGACTTTGAAAAGAAGCACCCCCATGTAAACTTGGAATGGAACAAACAAGAATTGACATTGACTGGTTTGCCCAAGTATCTTGCAGAAGCaatgaaatatatagagagatattttAGTATTGAAGGTCCTACTCAGCAGAGACCAGCTCTCTCCTTTGGAAAGAATTGGAATAAAGACCCCAAATCCATTTGGGACAAAAATGGTGATGATTTCAAGGCAATCCTTCCTTCCAAGGGATTGCCTAGCTGTGGGGacttagaaaaagagaaggagaaagaggaaaactgTGTCATCTGTCTGGAAATCATTCAACACAAAGAAGTCCTTTCAAAGTGCAAGCATGAGTTCTGTGGTCCTTGTATCAGAGAAGCCATGAAACATAAGCCAGTGTGTCCTATATGCCAGACTTCCTATGGCATCGTGAAAGGAAATCAGCCACATGGAACAATGAACGTATCTCAAAGGTCTTCTTCACTTCCAGGTTATAATTCATGCGGCACAATTGAGATTGTCTATGATATGAAGGGAGGCATACAAACG